The proteins below are encoded in one region of Candidatus Binatus sp.:
- a CDS encoding VWA domain-containing protein: MFDRPLMLWLLLFAPLVAIPGILAMRGGMQFAGASAAALRMLCVVGIVLMLAGLRIPGRIAARSVAVIAALDQSRSISPDQYQWMRRRVEKLKAAMAPTDQLAVIGFARDARLLTPLGDPRLVGQIGEAAERGATNIAGALTAAESLFPADADKRIVLLTDGNETVDSAAAEVPGMLEDGIRIYAAAPPPSDIERIAVTNFESPETVRADQRFAFHIDIDSEAHAPTPAVLKLYRDGTAVGGESITLKPGLNRFELPYRMESAGAYLMSAEVVVAAPKLAVNPRAEAAITVTGAPRILIASMAPPESVVAALKLRNYRIDFVSPRSLSDRAADYLPYQLVILEDVPTGSLTAPVQHALNRYVADLGGGLIATGDSLRDEQLAGGELEKTLPVKFQTQPPPPARESIAVYLCIDRSNSMSYDSRYPAVRDGERIRYAKEAAIALLRQLDDTDFAGVIAFDSQAYVLGHLQPLGDDRAELENRIGRLQPGGGTDFKDALEIAQREILKSSIPVRQVILLTDGDTNRQYHDHDDLIAEFAKQHIPVSTIRIGPDLANLRLLQDFAQATGGVFYRVQDIEKLPLLLVGLTREAMNRRKQGRTTVEAGEATSILAGININEIPPIDFFASTVPKDGAQVALKVSRGDKTAPLLAAWQYGLGRSAIFAADPDSLATLSWIRWNRYAEFWSQLAGWTMRPGDSGMFTMRIHGSPDGSITVEAERAEPAQVSNLVCRITGPGRVTDIAMTEATASRYTGEVGPLRRGKYTATLMIKAGDTERVLEQREFATAGSIPADTAELRIKPVNVELLRHLSQATHGEFDAAAEAIARHTGQTIAFRRSAEPWLIPIVIALFLGEVFVRRRFIGD; this comes from the coding sequence ATGTTTGATCGCCCACTGATGCTCTGGCTACTGCTCTTCGCGCCGCTCGTGGCAATTCCCGGAATCCTTGCGATGCGTGGCGGGATGCAGTTTGCCGGAGCGTCGGCGGCTGCGCTCCGGATGCTCTGCGTCGTCGGCATCGTACTGATGCTCGCGGGCTTGCGGATTCCCGGCCGAATCGCGGCGCGCAGCGTGGCGGTGATCGCGGCGCTCGATCAGTCGCGATCGATCTCGCCCGATCAGTACCAGTGGATGCGCCGCCGCGTCGAAAAGCTCAAAGCTGCGATGGCGCCGACCGACCAGCTCGCGGTGATCGGCTTCGCGCGCGACGCCCGGCTGCTGACGCCGCTCGGCGATCCGCGCCTGGTCGGCCAGATCGGCGAGGCGGCTGAGCGCGGTGCTACCAATATCGCGGGCGCGCTGACGGCGGCCGAGAGTTTGTTCCCGGCCGACGCCGACAAGCGAATCGTGCTGCTCACCGACGGCAATGAGACGGTGGATTCCGCCGCCGCCGAAGTGCCCGGGATGCTCGAGGACGGCATCCGGATTTACGCGGCCGCGCCGCCGCCGTCCGATATCGAACGAATCGCCGTGACGAATTTCGAATCGCCGGAGACGGTGCGCGCCGACCAGCGTTTCGCATTTCATATCGATATCGACAGCGAGGCGCATGCGCCGACGCCGGCGGTGTTGAAGCTTTATCGCGATGGAACGGCGGTCGGCGGCGAATCGATCACGCTCAAGCCCGGGCTCAACCGCTTCGAGTTGCCGTATCGCATGGAAAGCGCCGGCGCTTACCTGATGAGCGCCGAGGTCGTCGTGGCGGCGCCGAAACTCGCGGTGAATCCGCGCGCCGAGGCTGCGATCACGGTGACTGGCGCGCCGCGAATTCTGATCGCGTCGATGGCGCCGCCGGAAAGCGTAGTTGCAGCGCTCAAGCTCAGGAATTATCGAATCGATTTCGTATCGCCGCGCAGTCTCAGCGATCGCGCCGCCGACTATCTCCCGTATCAACTCGTGATCCTCGAAGACGTGCCGACCGGTTCGCTGACCGCGCCCGTACAGCACGCGCTTAATCGCTATGTAGCGGACTTGGGCGGCGGGTTGATCGCGACCGGCGATTCGCTGCGCGACGAGCAGTTGGCGGGCGGCGAACTCGAAAAAACGCTGCCGGTAAAATTTCAGACGCAGCCGCCGCCGCCGGCGCGCGAGTCGATCGCGGTCTACCTGTGCATCGATCGATCCAATTCGATGAGCTACGACTCGCGCTATCCGGCGGTGCGCGACGGCGAGCGGATTCGCTACGCGAAGGAAGCCGCGATCGCGCTCTTGCGGCAGCTCGACGACACGGATTTCGCGGGCGTGATCGCGTTCGATTCGCAGGCGTACGTGTTGGGGCATCTGCAGCCGCTCGGCGACGATCGCGCGGAGCTGGAAAATCGCATCGGACGCCTGCAACCGGGCGGCGGCACCGATTTCAAGGACGCACTGGAAATTGCGCAGCGCGAAATACTCAAGAGTTCGATTCCGGTGCGGCAGGTGATCCTGCTGACGGACGGCGACACCAATCGCCAGTATCACGATCACGACGATCTGATCGCGGAATTCGCGAAGCAGCATATTCCGGTTTCGACGATTCGAATCGGCCCGGACCTCGCCAACCTCCGCCTGCTGCAGGATTTCGCGCAGGCGACCGGCGGCGTTTTTTATCGCGTGCAGGATATAGAGAAGTTGCCCCTGCTGCTGGTCGGACTGACGCGCGAGGCGATGAATCGGCGCAAGCAAGGGCGGACCACGGTGGAAGCCGGCGAGGCAACTTCGATTCTCGCAGGGATAAATATCAACGAGATTCCCCCGATCGATTTCTTCGCGTCGACGGTTCCCAAAGATGGCGCGCAGGTGGCGCTCAAGGTATCGCGCGGCGACAAGACCGCGCCGCTGCTGGCCGCGTGGCAGTATGGACTCGGGCGCTCCGCGATTTTTGCCGCCGATCCCGATTCGCTCGCAACGCTTAGCTGGATCAGGTGGAACCGCTACGCGGAATTCTGGTCGCAGCTTGCGGGCTGGACGATGCGGCCCGGCGATTCGGGGATGTTCACGATGCGCATTCACGGTTCGCCTGACGGTTCGATCACGGTGGAGGCTGAACGGGCCGAACCGGCGCAGGTCAGCAACCTCGTCTGCCGCATCACGGGGCCGGGGCGCGTAACGGATATCGCGATGACGGAAGCGACCGCCTCGCGCTATACCGGCGAGGTCGGACCGCTCAGGCGCGGCAAGTACACCGCGACCCTGATGATCAAAGCGGGGGACACCGAGCGGGTGCTCGAGCAGCGCGAATTTGCGACGGCGGGATCGATCCCGGCCGACACCGCCGAACTGCGCATCAAGCCGGTGAACGTCGAACTGCTGCGGCATCTGTCGCAGGCCACGCACGGCGAGTTCGACGCTGCCGCGGAAGCGATCGCGCGGCATACCGGCCAGACCATCGCGTTTCGGCGGAGCGCGGAACCCTGGCTGATCCCGATTGTGATTGCGCTGTTCCTGGGCGAGGTGTTCGTGCGCCGCCGGTTTATCGGCGACTAG
- a CDS encoding BatA domain-containing protein has product MGFLNPQNLIYALSIALLLAIYLRSRSRPTIEVSSLMLFDEAPAPVANVRHVRLDPLFWLEAAVLAALTLAIAGLYIRTAPSPGHGRSHALIFDLGAGMSAREGSSTRLGEARRVALEIINQAPVDDEFSVSGYALEAQVIHPQSSNLGELRNAIAGLEPMAVPARTAALRAALMRARGASVIDLFADRTPPAGILADVSSVAKVNFHLIGSSAANLAIVSLDSGIPGATKGRATIRNFSAQPHPCDLAIELNNTGIFRQTLMLAPREQMVVPFGPLLAGGTLRARILSDDAIEADNSRYAHAASGRPARMLVLSPDASVRDDVARVLLAVDSNFQVETADPASFHPAPAPGGETPKPYELVVMHDAFAPAVASVSTLLIYPPAARAGQQPPFGILVEGTVSGAQISDALTGVASGAKAMALESTRIIALPDWIEAIAIAATGGRPPFPAAALGRSAAGSVGLIAFDVRDHLLLAPDHLDALVVTVDLVKRLTATQEVQIAPTGSYLTVPAVKVARVTNPDGSVREVAADKWGRARIRPMQSGRYQVESGSFKTAVLANYYDATESDLAPRRGAQDASSEVSSTAASANPAREVRPLLIVLAALALLALLLESALLIRHARWWGMRHV; this is encoded by the coding sequence GTGGGTTTCCTGAATCCGCAAAACCTCATCTATGCGCTGAGTATCGCGCTGCTGCTGGCGATTTACCTGCGCTCGCGCTCGCGTCCGACGATCGAGGTGTCGAGCCTGATGCTGTTCGACGAGGCGCCCGCGCCCGTCGCGAACGTCCGGCACGTGCGGCTCGATCCGCTGTTCTGGCTCGAGGCGGCGGTGCTCGCGGCGCTGACGCTGGCGATCGCGGGCCTGTATATTCGCACCGCGCCGAGTCCCGGCCACGGGCGGAGTCATGCGCTGATTTTCGATCTGGGCGCGGGCATGAGCGCGCGCGAAGGATCGAGCACGCGGCTGGGCGAGGCGCGTCGCGTCGCGCTGGAGATTATCAATCAGGCGCCAGTGGACGACGAGTTCAGCGTGAGCGGCTACGCGCTCGAAGCGCAGGTTATTCATCCGCAGAGTTCGAATCTCGGCGAACTAAGGAACGCGATCGCGGGACTCGAGCCGATGGCGGTACCGGCGCGGACGGCGGCTCTGAGAGCGGCTCTGATGCGCGCGCGCGGCGCGTCGGTGATCGATCTGTTCGCGGATCGGACGCCGCCGGCCGGAATTCTTGCCGATGTGTCATCGGTCGCGAAAGTAAATTTTCATCTGATCGGATCGAGCGCGGCGAACCTCGCGATCGTTTCGCTGGATTCGGGGATTCCCGGCGCGACCAAGGGCCGCGCGACGATTCGCAACTTCTCGGCGCAGCCTCATCCGTGCGATTTGGCGATCGAACTCAACAACACCGGAATCTTCCGGCAGACGCTGATGCTCGCGCCGCGCGAGCAGATGGTCGTGCCGTTCGGGCCATTGCTCGCGGGCGGAACGCTGCGCGCGCGAATCCTTAGCGACGACGCGATCGAAGCCGACAACAGCCGTTATGCCCACGCCGCGTCGGGCCGGCCGGCGCGGATGCTGGTGCTCTCGCCGGACGCGTCGGTGCGCGATGACGTGGCGCGGGTGCTGCTCGCGGTCGATTCGAATTTCCAGGTCGAGACCGCCGATCCGGCGAGCTTTCATCCGGCGCCGGCCCCCGGCGGCGAGACGCCCAAGCCCTATGAACTGGTGGTGATGCACGATGCGTTTGCGCCCGCCGTCGCCAGCGTATCGACGTTGCTGATTTATCCACCGGCGGCGCGCGCGGGACAGCAGCCACCGTTTGGAATTTTGGTGGAAGGAACAGTTTCCGGCGCTCAGATCAGCGACGCTCTGACGGGCGTGGCGAGCGGCGCCAAAGCGATGGCGCTCGAATCGACGCGAATTATCGCACTGCCGGATTGGATCGAGGCGATCGCGATAGCCGCGACGGGAGGGCGTCCGCCGTTTCCGGCCGCGGCGCTCGGACGCTCCGCCGCGGGGAGCGTCGGGCTGATCGCATTCGACGTGCGCGATCATCTGCTGCTTGCGCCCGACCATCTTGACGCGCTGGTCGTGACCGTCGATCTCGTCAAGCGACTGACTGCGACGCAAGAAGTGCAGATCGCGCCGACCGGCTCGTACCTGACGGTGCCGGCAGTGAAGGTTGCGCGCGTGACGAATCCCGACGGCAGCGTGCGGGAAGTTGCGGCCGACAAATGGGGCCGCGCGCGGATTCGGCCGATGCAATCGGGCCGTTACCAAGTCGAATCTGGATCGTTCAAGACCGCGGTACTGGCGAACTACTATGACGCGACCGAATCCGACCTCGCGCCGCGGCGCGGCGCGCAGGACGCGTCGTCGGAGGTATCGTCCACCGCTGCGAGCGCGAATCCGGCGCGCGAAGTGCGTCCGCTGTTAATCGTGCTCGCGGCGCTCGCGCTGCTCGCGCTGCTGCTCGAGAGCGCGCTGCTCATCAGGCACGCGCGGTGGTGGGGGATGCGCCATGTTTGA
- a CDS encoding DUF58 domain-containing protein encodes MLEARAFEPEFLSKLDRLVLGIKRARTVRAGQRALGRIQGLGIEPENFKEYAAGDDLRFLDWNAFARLDDLMIRTYRAERQVEITTLIDASASMGLPERDDKLGLGLAIGASLAYIGMADNDAVRIGAFAMRRGAMKLETTPLHRRRESYLNFKPFVMSVRAGGETRLGAAVDQLLLQRRPTGVVVLISDFLVSDGETEDAIRRLVAARHDVKVVHVMGEQESTGAYPPGLFRVRDAETGEIRETIFGPETAAACARKVAEIGDRVREVCKSHAVTYAQAFGANNLETFMEREMPLFGIVR; translated from the coding sequence ATGCTCGAGGCGCGCGCGTTCGAGCCCGAATTTCTGAGCAAGCTCGATCGGCTGGTGCTCGGGATCAAGCGCGCGCGGACGGTGCGCGCGGGTCAGCGCGCGCTCGGCCGAATCCAGGGGCTTGGAATCGAGCCGGAGAATTTCAAGGAGTACGCGGCGGGCGACGATCTGCGATTCCTCGACTGGAATGCATTTGCGCGGCTCGACGATTTGATGATTCGGACGTATCGCGCGGAACGGCAGGTCGAGATCACCACGCTGATCGATGCGAGCGCGTCGATGGGCCTGCCGGAGCGCGACGACAAACTTGGCCTCGGGCTCGCGATTGGCGCGTCGCTCGCCTACATCGGGATGGCCGACAACGATGCGGTGCGGATCGGCGCGTTCGCGATGCGCCGCGGCGCGATGAAGCTCGAAACCACGCCGCTCCATCGGCGGCGCGAATCGTATCTCAATTTCAAGCCGTTCGTGATGTCGGTGCGGGCGGGCGGCGAAACCCGGCTCGGTGCGGCGGTCGATCAATTATTGTTGCAGCGCCGTCCGACCGGCGTGGTCGTGCTGATTTCGGATTTCCTGGTGAGCGACGGTGAGACCGAAGATGCGATTCGGCGGCTGGTCGCGGCGCGCCACGACGTGAAGGTGGTGCACGTGATGGGCGAGCAGGAAAGCACGGGCGCGTATCCGCCGGGGCTCTTTCGCGTGCGCGACGCGGAGACGGGCGAGATTCGCGAGACGATTTTCGGTCCGGAAACGGCGGCGGCGTGCGCGAGGAAGGTCGCGGAGATCGGCGATCGCGTGCGCGAGGTTTGCAAGAGCCACGCGGTCACGTACGCGCAGGCGTTCGGCGCGAACAATCTCGAAACGTTCATGGAACGCGAGATGCCGCTCTTCGGGATAGTGAGATAG
- a CDS encoding MoxR family ATPase, translating to MSEVSAVETPTVADFTRTFRRIQAEIHKVIIGHEQAVEELLSALFAGGHVLIEGVPGTGKTTLVKTLGIALNLSFNRIQFTVDLMPADITGTRVILSSEDGRRDFSFQPGPAFCHILLGDEINRATPKTQSALLEAMAELQVTVSGTTYKLPPPYFVMATLNPIEMEGTYPLPEAQLDRFLYKVRLNYPDEAELTRIISSTTGPEEAGVEAVFSAAEAPEQIEALKKLVRDVMAAPAMEIYAARLVRATQPQNSRFVADEAKAVHDEMVNRYVMFGSSPRGAQALILGAKVRALLDGRANIAREDIDGIAVSALAHRIMLNYAAHSDGIDASHIVERVIKSVRAARG from the coding sequence ATGAGTGAGGTTTCAGCGGTGGAAACGCCGACGGTGGCGGACTTTACGCGGACGTTCCGGCGAATCCAGGCCGAGATTCACAAGGTGATAATCGGCCACGAGCAGGCGGTTGAGGAACTACTGTCGGCGCTGTTCGCGGGCGGGCACGTGTTGATCGAAGGCGTGCCCGGCACCGGCAAGACGACGCTGGTGAAGACGCTCGGAATCGCGCTCAACTTAAGCTTCAATCGAATCCAGTTCACGGTCGATCTGATGCCGGCGGATATCACCGGCACGCGCGTGATCCTGTCGAGCGAAGACGGGCGGCGCGATTTTTCGTTCCAGCCGGGGCCGGCTTTTTGCCATATCCTGCTCGGCGACGAGATCAATCGCGCGACGCCGAAGACCCAATCGGCGCTGCTCGAAGCGATGGCCGAGTTGCAGGTTACCGTATCGGGCACCACTTACAAGCTGCCGCCGCCGTACTTCGTGATGGCGACGCTGAATCCGATCGAGATGGAAGGGACGTATCCGCTGCCGGAGGCGCAACTCGATCGATTCCTCTACAAGGTGCGCCTGAATTATCCGGACGAAGCGGAACTCACGCGGATCATCTCGTCCACGACGGGCCCGGAAGAGGCCGGCGTCGAGGCGGTTTTCAGCGCGGCGGAGGCGCCCGAGCAGATCGAAGCGCTCAAAAAATTGGTGCGCGACGTGATGGCGGCGCCCGCGATGGAAATTTACGCGGCGCGGCTGGTGCGCGCGACGCAGCCGCAGAATTCGCGCTTCGTGGCGGACGAGGCGAAGGCGGTGCACGACGAGATGGTGAATCGCTACGTGATGTTCGGCTCGAGTCCGCGCGGCGCGCAGGCGCTGATCCTCGGCGCGAAAGTGCGCGCGCTGCTGGACGGCCGCGCGAATATCGCGCGCGAGGATATCGACGGGATCGCGGTGTCGGCGCTGGCGCATCGCATCATGCTGAACTACGCGGCGCACTCGGACGGAATCGACGCGTCGCATATCGTCGAGCGCGTGATCAAATCCGTTCGAGCGGCGCGCGGGTGA
- a CDS encoding NAD(P)-dependent oxidoreductase translates to MTQKIGFVGLGAMGLPMASNLIAAGYQLTVYNRTASKAEPLLAHGAHRAARAGDVARPGGIVVSMLADDASLEALVAGEDALAANLGPDGIHVSMSTVSPAITRKLARVHAERESTMIAAPVFGRPNAAAAKKLWICTSGPADAKARVRPLLEAMGQGIFDFGEDPDAANVVKLAGNFMIAASFEAISEALTMVQKSGVDPVAAIEMLMTTLFASPVYQGYGAMIAHRKFTPAGFRLPLGLKDIDLVLKTAAEANVPMPAASLLRDRFLSAIAKGRADLDWSAIALGAADDAGLKVSR, encoded by the coding sequence ATGACGCAGAAAATTGGATTCGTAGGACTCGGCGCGATGGGCCTGCCGATGGCGTCGAACCTGATCGCCGCCGGCTATCAGTTAACCGTTTATAATCGCACCGCATCGAAGGCGGAGCCGCTGCTTGCGCACGGAGCTCATCGCGCGGCCCGCGCGGGCGACGTCGCGCGGCCGGGTGGAATCGTCGTCTCGATGCTCGCGGACGACGCGTCGCTGGAGGCGCTCGTCGCGGGCGAGGACGCCCTCGCGGCGAATCTCGGGCCCGACGGAATCCACGTCTCGATGAGCACCGTGTCGCCCGCGATCACGCGCAAGCTCGCGCGCGTGCACGCCGAGCGCGAGAGCACGATGATCGCGGCGCCGGTGTTCGGGCGGCCCAACGCGGCGGCCGCAAAGAAGCTCTGGATTTGCACCTCGGGACCGGCCGACGCGAAGGCGCGAGTCCGTCCGTTGCTCGAAGCGATGGGACAGGGCATTTTCGATTTTGGCGAAGACCCAGACGCAGCGAACGTGGTCAAGCTCGCCGGCAACTTCATGATCGCAGCTTCGTTCGAGGCGATCAGCGAGGCGCTCACGATGGTGCAGAAGAGCGGTGTCGATCCGGTCGCGGCGATCGAGATGCTGATGACGACGCTGTTCGCGAGCCCGGTGTATCAGGGCTACGGCGCCATGATCGCGCATCGGAAGTTCACTCCGGCGGGATTTCGGCTGCCGCTTGGCCTCAAGGATATCGATCTCGTGCTGAAGACGGCGGCCGAGGCAAATGTGCCGATGCCGGCGGCGAGCCTGCTGCGCGATCGATTCCTCTCGGCGATTGCGAAGGGTCGCGCCGACCTGGACTGGTCCGCGATTGCGCTGGGCGCGGCCGATGACGCCGGCCTGAAAGTGTCCCGCTAG
- a CDS encoding CaiB/BaiF CoA-transferase family protein, translating into MPGPLDGYRIIDVTQMVSGPMATMILADQGADVIKVEPVGGGDLTRALGGAKRGMAPTFAVINRGKKSVAINLKDARGVDLLKDLVRGADVFIQNFRPGAAERMGIGEPELRRIKPELIYVSISGFGEKGPYVHKRVYDPVVQALSGLAAIQADAATGRPRMMRLIIPDKVTALTAAQCITAALLARTKSGKGQHVRLAMLDAVVAFMWPEGMARHTFKSSDGAAIRNGVRDLVFETADGFITVGAVSDAEWAGLANAIGHPEWIDDPRFKTVAGRARYIDERLELTQQALAGKTSAEWLAKFDAAQVPCAPILSREDLFHDPQIAANELIVESVHPHAGAMRQPRPAARYEGTPTEIPRPAPMLGEHTEAVLAELGIEAEKIAELRTSGVIA; encoded by the coding sequence ATGCCAGGACCACTCGACGGCTATCGCATCATAGATGTCACGCAGATGGTTTCGGGACCGATGGCGACGATGATCCTCGCCGACCAGGGCGCCGACGTGATCAAGGTCGAGCCTGTGGGCGGCGGCGATTTAACGCGCGCGCTCGGCGGCGCCAAGCGCGGGATGGCGCCGACCTTCGCCGTAATCAATCGCGGTAAAAAATCGGTCGCGATCAATTTGAAGGATGCGCGCGGCGTCGACCTGCTGAAAGACCTCGTGCGAGGCGCCGACGTGTTCATCCAGAATTTCAGGCCGGGCGCGGCGGAGCGGATGGGAATCGGCGAGCCGGAACTGCGGCGAATCAAGCCGGAGCTGATTTACGTGTCGATCAGCGGCTTCGGCGAGAAGGGGCCGTACGTCCACAAGCGCGTTTACGATCCGGTGGTGCAGGCGCTCTCGGGCCTCGCGGCGATTCAGGCCGACGCGGCGACCGGACGGCCGCGCATGATGCGGCTGATCATTCCGGACAAGGTCACCGCGCTCACGGCGGCGCAGTGCATCACGGCGGCGCTGCTCGCGCGCACGAAATCCGGCAAGGGGCAGCACGTCAGGCTCGCGATGCTCGACGCGGTGGTCGCGTTCATGTGGCCGGAGGGGATGGCGCGTCATACGTTCAAGAGCAGTGACGGGGCCGCGATTCGAAACGGCGTGCGCGATTTGGTGTTCGAGACGGCCGACGGATTCATCACGGTGGGTGCGGTGTCGGATGCCGAGTGGGCGGGGCTGGCCAACGCGATCGGGCATCCGGAGTGGATCGACGATCCGCGCTTCAAGACGGTCGCGGGTCGTGCGCGCTATATCGACGAGCGACTCGAACTGACGCAGCAGGCGCTCGCCGGAAAGACATCGGCGGAATGGCTCGCGAAGTTCGACGCGGCGCAAGTGCCGTGCGCGCCGATCCTGAGCCGCGAGGATTTGTTCCACGATCCGCAGATCGCGGCGAATGAGCTGATCGTCGAATCGGTGCATCCGCATGCGGGCGCGATGCGCCAGCCGCGTCCGGCGGCCCGATACGAGGGCACGCCCACCGAGATTCCGCGCCCCGCACCGATGCTCGGTGAGCATACGGAGGCGGTGCTCGCGGAGTTAGGAATCGAGGCGGAGAAAATCGCGGAACTGCGCACGTCGGGAGTGATCGCGTGA
- the nth gene encoding endonuclease III codes for MAVRAPLDARAVSRALAILRREAPKWNAPIVSFIAVQSRDPFRTLIGCILSLRTKDETTAAAWHRLFERAATPDAILKLAPKTLEALIYPVGFYRTKARVIRGICRDLIDKFGTVVPDDIDELLKLKGVGRKTANLVVTEAYGRPGICVDTHVHRISNRWGFVKAKTPDKTEVALRKALPPRHWIEYNGLLVAFGQTICHPTSPWCSRCKIAHLCPRIGVIRSR; via the coding sequence ATGGCGGTGCGGGCGCCGCTCGATGCGCGCGCGGTCAGCCGGGCGCTCGCGATCCTGCGGCGCGAGGCGCCGAAGTGGAATGCGCCGATCGTGAGTTTTATCGCGGTGCAGAGTCGCGATCCGTTCCGCACGCTGATCGGATGTATCCTGAGCCTCCGCACCAAGGATGAGACCACCGCGGCGGCTTGGCATCGATTGTTCGAGCGCGCTGCGACACCCGACGCGATCCTGAAACTCGCGCCGAAGACCCTCGAGGCACTTATCTACCCGGTCGGATTTTATCGCACCAAGGCGCGCGTGATTCGCGGAATCTGCCGCGACCTGATCGATAAGTTCGGCACTGTCGTGCCCGATGACATCGACGAGTTGCTGAAGCTGAAGGGCGTCGGGCGCAAGACCGCGAACCTGGTCGTGACCGAGGCGTACGGGCGGCCGGGAATCTGCGTCGATACGCACGTGCATCGCATCTCGAATCGATGGGGCTTCGTCAAGGCGAAGACGCCCGACAAGACCGAAGTTGCGCTGCGCAAGGCGCTGCCGCCGCGTCATTGGATCGAATACAACGGATTGCTGGTCGCGTTCGGACAGACGATTTGTCATCCGACGTCGCCGTGGTGCTCGCGCTGCAAAATTGCGCATCTGTGCCCGCGAATCGGCGTTATCCGCTCACGTTAA
- a CDS encoding beta-propeller fold lactonase family protein, translating to MLRNFAMLMPALLVMAVTLNTASCGSGGLLTPVSSNSGTPTSTATSNVGGFGFVTNFNDAKVSSLTRNTTTGALKRSGTIAAGAKKGPHGLAVAPSNAFLYVANVADDNIYEFAVSSTNGTLTALSPASISNGNGSGPDQLAMNSGGSFLWATGSNDGTVAAYTVDTSTGQLAKNGAALGGFNTPFGIAVNSSGSILYVADAATGEIWPLTIGSDGKISKSLPAAHSADVNADTPGFIAIDSAGASLFVADQQLAEVSSFSINSTTGALTAAFTFQNSNVNNSPIGIGIGVNTGVEFLFTANRGSGGLIGSISSFVATGTTLTTPPTVASGYNGPIGLAVDPLNKFVYAADSGDGTVSLSVINGTCGSSICTGPTIATENPANASSAPYGIVLSH from the coding sequence ATGCTGCGAAATTTCGCGATGCTGATGCCGGCCTTGCTCGTGATGGCGGTGACGCTCAACACCGCTTCATGCGGTAGCGGCGGACTTTTGACCCCGGTCAGCAGCAATTCCGGGACTCCGACTTCGACGGCCACCAGCAATGTAGGCGGCTTCGGCTTCGTCACGAACTTCAACGACGCGAAGGTGTCGTCGCTGACGCGCAATACGACGACCGGCGCGTTGAAACGCAGCGGCACAATCGCGGCAGGAGCGAAAAAAGGTCCGCATGGGCTCGCGGTCGCGCCCAGCAACGCGTTTCTGTATGTCGCGAATGTCGCCGACGACAACATTTACGAGTTCGCGGTGAGCTCGACCAATGGGACGCTGACGGCGCTCTCGCCCGCTTCGATCAGCAATGGCAACGGGAGCGGACCCGATCAACTTGCGATGAACTCGGGCGGCAGTTTTCTCTGGGCGACGGGATCGAACGACGGCACCGTCGCGGCGTACACCGTCGATACCAGCACCGGGCAGCTAGCCAAGAACGGCGCGGCGCTCGGCGGATTCAATACTCCTTTCGGTATCGCGGTGAATTCGTCAGGCTCGATTCTGTACGTCGCAGACGCGGCGACCGGCGAAATCTGGCCGCTGACGATTGGCAGTGACGGTAAAATCTCGAAGAGTCTGCCCGCCGCGCATAGTGCCGACGTCAATGCTGACACGCCGGGATTTATCGCGATCGATTCCGCGGGCGCATCGCTCTTCGTTGCGGATCAGCAATTGGCGGAGGTCTCGAGTTTCTCGATCAACTCGACTACCGGAGCACTAACCGCGGCCTTCACTTTTCAAAACAGCAACGTGAATAACTCGCCGATCGGCATCGGCATCGGAGTGAACACCGGCGTCGAATTTCTGTTCACCGCGAACCGCGGCAGCGGCGGATTGATTGGCTCGATCTCGTCGTTCGTCGCTACCGGCACCACGCTGACGACGCCGCCGACGGTGGCCTCGGGATACAACGGACCGATCGGACTCGCGGTCGATCCATTGAATAAGTTCGTGTACGCGGCCGACTCCGGCGACGGCACCGTCTCGCTGTCGGTGATCAACGGGACTTGCGGCAGCTCGATATGCACCGGGCCGACAATCGCGACCGAGAACCCGGCGAACGCGAGCAGCGCACCGTACGGCATCGTGCTCTCGCACTAG